GCATTTCACGGGGCAAGGCCTGATGACAAGCGCATGCCGCGCGTTCACGGATCACGCGCTGATGCGCATGGGCCTGAATCGGGTGGAGATCCGCTGTGCAACGGCTAACCATCGCAGCCGGGCCATTCCGGAACGGCTGGGGTTTGTGCTGGAGGGAGTCATAAGGGAAGCCGAGAAGCTGCCCCAAGGCTATGTTAACCACGCGGTCTACGGCATGATTCAGAGCGAATGGAAGCGGATGAGGTAACCTCTATATCCGGAACAAAACCGGCTTGAATCCTACGATAAGGACGCAAGCCGGTTTTGTTGTCTGTATGTGTTCTAGAATATAGGCTGACCTTGGCTTAGAAGCCTGGCAAGAACCATCGTCTCACTCCTGATTCTCCCGCAGGGTCTCCAGCCACTTGCCGAACTGCGACTTCAGGCTGGCTGACAGCACATCGATCTCCAGCATGCGGGACAATCCGCGTTCATCCTTCCGTCCATCCTTCATTATGCGAAGCACGTCCTGCACCGTTATGCCGGAAGCATGGGACTCAAGCTGAGTGACCGCGGAATCGGCACGGACATCCCCTTCCTCCAGGACTCGAAAGTAAAACCCGCTGTAGCCCGTATTCAATACTCTTGCCGGCATATCTTTCACGCCATGCTTTTGCGACAGCTTAAAGCAGGGATATCGGGGCTGGCTGACCTGTACCACCGCGTCGCCTATCCGGTATACATCCCCGATGCAGACCCGATCCTCCAGCATCCCCCGCAGCGTCAGGTTTTCGCCAAAGGCAGCATACGCCATCTGTTTGCCCAAGGAGTGTTCCCAATAAGGATAATGCTCGAAGGGGTACGCGCACACCGCCTTATCCACGCCGCCGTGATTGACGAGATCGGCCTGACCATCCCCCTCGAAATTCAATGAACTTAGGAACAAGGGACCCTCCACAGGCTGCTTATAGATTCCCGTGGACAGGTCCTTTCCCTGGTAATCAACCGTTACAGGCTTTCCCACATTCAGCGATACAATGCCCATAGTCATGGAAAATAACCTCCGCCTTCTTTTCTTTTCATCTACTATATGCAATAGCGTATGCCCTTGTCCAGAAGCCGTTTTAAGTGGCGGGCCAAATAACATAAGGCCAACCAGAAAACCCTGGTTGGCCTTGACATATGAAACAGCCCGGCAAGCTGCCGGACTGTTCAACCCTATGACCTTCATCTCTCTGCCGCTCGGTAAACGGCCTAGAGGGATATCATGATGTGATCCATCATGATAAGAAGCAGCACATTAAGATATCATCGACGTAACGTCCATCCACATAAAACTCCTGAATCAGCCTGCCCTCTTCCTGAAACCCGCAGTTCCTGTAAAAAGCGAATGCGCCAGGATTGCTGGACAGCACCCGCAGCCTCAGCTTCGAAATGCCCTCCGCACGCGCCATATCCTTCACGGCATCGATCAGCCGCTGCCCGATGCCCTGCCGTTGATAGGCAGGGTGAACCGCGATGTTCAGCTCCAGCACATGACGATTACTGTGAAGGCTTGTGGGCGACCGGAATCCGATGTAACCGCACAGTTCCCCCTCATGCAAGGCCACGAGCTGTGTGCCTGGCGGACAATGCAGAAGATAATGATCTCTTGAGTTCCACTCCAATGGGGCAGGGGCCGTATTGCGATCCCATACCAGTTCGTCGAGTTCCATGAGTGCAGCAGCATCCTTCATCTCGGAGAACCGGATGGTCAATGTCTCTTGACCGGTCTTCATCGCCATCCCTCGCTTTGATAACCATTCCCTCTATTATATCAGACCGGTTTGCTTCTTGCAGACGAGTTTCACGGGGTCAAGAATTATTGTTCATGAATAGAGGCGTAAATATCCACGACGCAATCGGTGCCACCCTCTCCGGCCAATCGTTTGAAATCCGCACCTGCAATACGAACGCCGCCTGTGCGATATCGGTTCCGGATCGCATCTGCTGCTACATCCTGCCCGTTAATCGTAATGCGGGTCCCCTCGGAACGATCCACGTGATAAATGAACGTTACCGCCATCCCCGCGTAGTTAAATTGGAACTCCAGGCCATCCAGCGTCTTCGGCAGGACCGGATCAATCACCAGGTCTCCTCCCGCTTCGCGAATGCCAAGCGCATTAGATATCAATTGATTCATGTAGATCCCCGGACCACTGGA
This Paenibacillus sp. JZ16 DNA region includes the following protein-coding sequences:
- a CDS encoding MOSC domain-containing protein; translated protein: MTMGIVSLNVGKPVTVDYQGKDLSTGIYKQPVEGPLFLSSLNFEGDGQADLVNHGGVDKAVCAYPFEHYPYWEHSLGKQMAYAAFGENLTLRGMLEDRVCIGDVYRIGDAVVQVSQPRYPCFKLSQKHGVKDMPARVLNTGYSGFYFRVLEEGDVRADSAVTQLESHASGITVQDVLRIMKDGRKDERGLSRMLEIDVLSASLKSQFGKWLETLRENQE
- a CDS encoding GNAT family N-acetyltransferase; translation: MKTGQETLTIRFSEMKDAAALMELDELVWDRNTAPAPLEWNSRDHYLLHCPPGTQLVALHEGELCGYIGFRSPTSLHSNRHVLELNIAVHPAYQRQGIGQRLIDAVKDMARAEGISKLRLRVLSSNPGAFAFYRNCGFQEEGRLIQEFYVDGRYVDDILMCCFLS